GACCAACGACCTCACAACCGGACTCTACGTGTTCATGCTGGCGACGTTCCTCGGCTTCGAGGTGATCCGCCGGGTCTCACCCCTGCTCCACACGCCGCTGATGTCGCTCACCAACGCGATTTCGGCCATCGCCATCATCGGCTCGCTCGTGATGGCCGGCGAGCAGCGGACGGCGCTCAGTACGGTGCTCGGCACGCTCGCCGTGACCGCGTCCATGACCAACGTGGTCGGCGGCTTTCTCATCACCGACCGCATGCTGCGGATGTTCAAGCGGAAGTAGCGGCCGATGCTCGATACCGCGGTCACCCTGGTGTACATCCTGGCCGCCGGGCTGTTCATCCTGGCGCTGAAGTGGCTGAGCGCCCCGGCCACGGCGCGCCACGGCGTGCTGGCCGG
This genomic stretch from bacterium harbors:
- a CDS encoding NAD(P) transhydrogenase subunit alpha, translated to MLATFLGFEVIRRVSPLLHTPLMSLTNAISAIAIIGSLVMAGEQRTALSTVLGTLAVTASMTNVVGGFLITDRMLRMFKRK